In a genomic window of Amorphus orientalis:
- a CDS encoding tryptophan 2,3-dioxygenase family protein, with the protein MATSSGPEIGYADYLRLDKILDAQDLQSTKFGREAHDEMLFIVIHQAYELWFKQILHELDRVQANFANTPLDDSRLGQILHSLLRVHEILKLLVHQIDILETMTPQDFLEFRDLLTSGSGFQSLQFRLVETRLGLSPEHRLLYDGTGVHSRLKSDERDALVAAEQTQSLVEQLDAWLSRTPFVKAGSFAFSEAYRTAVLDFLTKDIKTLSAHEGLDAEQREAETRALEKAKESFKALFEPEAYEGAWRMSPEAVQAALFITVYRDRPVLHMPSRLLATLMDIDEAMTLWRYRHALMVERMIGVKIGTGGSSGHEYLRKTAEKHRIFTDLFHLSTYLIPRSALPELPAHVERMMKFVYAEEPAE; encoded by the coding sequence ATGGCGACTTCTTCCGGCCCCGAGATCGGCTACGCGGACTATCTCCGTCTCGACAAGATCCTCGACGCCCAGGATCTGCAGAGCACCAAGTTCGGCCGCGAGGCCCACGATGAGATGCTGTTCATCGTGATCCACCAGGCCTATGAGCTGTGGTTCAAGCAGATCCTCCACGAGCTCGACCGGGTCCAGGCCAACTTCGCCAACACGCCGCTGGACGATTCCCGCCTCGGCCAGATCCTGCACTCGCTGCTGCGCGTGCACGAGATCCTGAAGCTGCTGGTCCACCAGATCGACATTCTGGAGACCATGACGCCCCAGGACTTCCTGGAATTCCGGGACCTGCTCACCTCCGGGTCCGGCTTCCAGTCGCTCCAGTTCCGCCTCGTCGAGACGCGCCTGGGCCTCAGCCCCGAGCACCGCCTTCTCTACGACGGCACCGGCGTGCACAGCCGGCTGAAGTCCGACGAGCGCGACGCGCTGGTGGCGGCCGAGCAGACCCAGTCCCTGGTGGAGCAGCTCGACGCCTGGCTGTCGCGCACCCCGTTCGTGAAGGCCGGCAGCTTCGCCTTCTCCGAGGCCTATCGCACCGCCGTGCTCGACTTCCTGACCAAGGACATCAAAACGCTCAGCGCCCACGAGGGGCTCGATGCCGAACAGCGCGAGGCGGAAACGCGCGCGCTGGAGAAGGCGAAGGAATCCTTCAAGGCGCTGTTCGAGCCGGAAGCCTACGAAGGCGCCTGGCGGATGTCGCCGGAGGCGGTGCAGGCTGCGCTCTTCATCACCGTCTATCGCGACCGGCCGGTGCTGCACATGCCGAGCCGCCTTCTCGCCACCCTGATGGACATCGACGAGGCGATGACGCTGTGGCGCTATCGCCATGCGCTGATGGTGGAGCGGATGATCGGGGTGAAGATCGGCACCGGCGGCTCGTCCGGCCACGAATATCTGCGCAAGACGGCGGAGAAGCACCGCATCTTCACCGACCTCTTCCACCTGTCGACCTATCTCATTCCCCGCTCGGCGCTGCCGGAGCTTCCGGCCCATGTCGAGCGCATGATGAAGTTCGTCTACGCCGAGGAGCCGGCCGAGTGA
- a CDS encoding peptidoglycan -binding protein — protein sequence MPLSASRRRQPRADYWPGFVDAMATLLLVIIFLLSVFMLAQFFLSQEISGKDTALTRLNAQIAELTQLLALERAQSGSLEDQIAVLQASIQDVEGERDSLQGQLSALQAEGEGPNVGVLQDQLDEEQALSQRALARVELLNQQLTALRRQIAALESALAASESRDEESQARIADLGRRLNVALAQRVQELSRYRSDFFGRLRQLLSDRSNIQVVGDRFVFQSEVLFPSGSDELNPQGEGELDTLAAELIDLGNEIPDDIDWVLRVDGHTDSRPISGGRFRSNWDLSAARAISVVQHLIDQGVPPDRLVAAGFGEYQPLVDGETPEAYAQNRRIELKLTQR from the coding sequence ATGCCGTTGAGCGCATCACGCCGCCGCCAGCCCCGGGCTGACTACTGGCCGGGTTTCGTCGACGCGATGGCGACCTTGCTGCTCGTCATCATCTTCCTGCTGTCGGTGTTCATGCTGGCCCAGTTCTTTCTGAGCCAGGAGATCTCCGGCAAGGACACTGCGCTCACCCGGCTGAACGCCCAGATCGCCGAGCTGACCCAGCTTCTCGCGCTCGAGCGGGCCCAGTCGGGCAGCCTGGAAGACCAGATCGCGGTGCTGCAGGCGTCCATCCAGGACGTCGAGGGCGAGCGCGATTCGCTCCAGGGCCAGCTCTCCGCGCTGCAGGCGGAAGGCGAGGGGCCAAATGTCGGCGTCCTGCAGGATCAGCTCGACGAGGAGCAGGCGCTGAGCCAGCGGGCGCTCGCCCGGGTGGAGCTTCTCAATCAGCAGCTCACCGCGCTGCGCCGGCAGATCGCCGCGCTGGAATCGGCACTTGCGGCTTCGGAGTCCCGGGACGAGGAAAGCCAGGCCCGGATCGCCGATCTCGGCCGCCGGCTCAACGTGGCGCTCGCCCAGCGGGTTCAGGAGCTGTCGCGCTATCGCTCCGACTTCTTCGGCCGCCTGCGCCAGCTCCTGTCCGACCGGTCCAACATCCAGGTCGTCGGCGACCGGTTCGTGTTCCAGTCGGAGGTTCTGTTTCCGTCCGGCTCCGACGAACTCAATCCTCAAGGCGAGGGCGAGCTCGACACCCTGGCGGCGGAGCTGATCGACCTCGGCAACGAGATCCCCGACGACATCGACTGGGTGCTGCGGGTCGACGGCCACACCGATTCCCGGCCGATCTCGGGCGGGCGCTTCCGCTCCAACTGGGACCTGTCGGCCGCGCGCGCGATCTCGGTCGTGCAGCACCTGATCGATCAGGGCGTGCCGCCGGATCGGCTCGTGGCCGCCGGCTTCGGAGAATATCAGCCGCTGGTGGACGGCGAGACACCGGAAGCCTATGCCCAGAACCGCCGCATCGAGCTGAAGCTGACCCAGCGCTAA
- a CDS encoding kynureninase/PvdN C-terminal domain-containing protein: MSLDLTPHFRRFFEAAPDRIHLAAHSHHYWPDASELGQRHAWQDAAVLADRKWSRVFGEIWPIVQKGIAARLNLPDPDTLAFAPNTHEFLKRILSCFPADRPTRILASDAEFHSFSRQIARLEEDGLVEVQRIAAEPFDTFSERLNEAAAAGGHDLVFVSQVFFSSAALGPDVQSLVASVPDPETFIVIDGYHGFMAVPTDLSAVAERVFYISGGYKYAMSGEGCCFMHCPPGFGPRPRDTGWYSAFSALERADGGVPYSTDGMRFVGSTFDPSGLYRMAAVFTWADQIGLTVPAIHAHVLELQDRFVSGIAKAGITALTDARLVTPIGPGVDRGHFLTFETPEAPALYERLLAESIITDVRGDRLRFGLACYHTEASIDHAVERIAEILGASSGQTASV, translated from the coding sequence GTGAGTCTCGACCTGACCCCCCATTTCCGCCGCTTCTTCGAGGCCGCCCCCGACCGGATCCATCTCGCCGCCCACAGCCACCACTACTGGCCGGACGCGAGCGAGTTGGGCCAGCGCCACGCCTGGCAGGACGCCGCCGTGCTCGCCGACCGGAAATGGTCGCGGGTGTTCGGGGAGATCTGGCCGATCGTGCAGAAGGGGATCGCGGCCCGGCTGAACCTGCCGGACCCGGACACCCTCGCCTTCGCGCCCAACACCCACGAGTTCCTGAAGCGGATCCTGTCCTGCTTCCCGGCCGACCGGCCGACGCGGATCCTGGCGAGCGATGCGGAGTTCCACTCCTTTTCGCGCCAGATCGCCCGGCTGGAGGAGGACGGACTGGTCGAGGTTCAGCGCATCGCCGCCGAGCCGTTCGACACCTTCTCCGAGCGCCTGAACGAGGCGGCGGCCGCCGGCGGCCACGATCTCGTTTTCGTCAGCCAGGTGTTCTTTTCCTCCGCCGCCCTCGGGCCGGACGTCCAGAGCCTGGTCGCTTCGGTGCCGGATCCGGAGACCTTCATCGTCATCGACGGCTATCACGGCTTCATGGCGGTGCCGACGGACCTTTCGGCGGTGGCCGAGCGGGTTTTCTACATCTCCGGCGGCTACAAATACGCCATGAGCGGCGAAGGCTGCTGCTTCATGCACTGCCCGCCGGGCTTCGGTCCCCGCCCTCGCGACACCGGCTGGTATTCGGCCTTCTCCGCGCTGGAAAGGGCCGACGGCGGGGTGCCCTATTCCACCGACGGGATGCGGTTCGTCGGCTCGACCTTCGATCCGAGCGGGCTCTACCGGATGGCGGCGGTGTTCACCTGGGCCGACCAGATCGGCCTGACCGTGCCGGCCATCCACGCCCATGTGCTGGAGCTGCAGGACCGCTTCGTGTCCGGCATCGCGAAGGCGGGCATCACCGCGCTCACCGACGCCCGTCTGGTCACGCCGATCGGGCCCGGCGTCGACCGCGGCCACTTCCTGACCTTCGAGACGCCCGAGGCGCCCGCCCTCTACGAGCGGCTTCTGGCCGAATCGATCATCACCGACGTGCGCGGCGACCGGCTCCGATTCGGGCTGGCCTGCTATCACACGGAAGCGTCGATCGATCATGCGGTGGAGCGGATCGCCGAAATCCTCGGCGCCTCGTCCGGCCAGACCGCATCGGTCTGA
- a CDS encoding flagellar motor protein MotA: MARDRDPYRLSSPHVYVVRMVIFLVITLFVGLILYRPIITAFMSNPGLNGLIVCVGLIGVALTFRQVVRLYPEINWVNRYREGNAPERRQPVLLGPMASLLGGRAEETFLSAPALRSILDTIGTRLDEARDISRYLTGLLVFLGLLGTFWGLLQTVSSVGATIQNLDVGAGDAAVVFEDLKAGLEAPLSGMGTAFSSSLFGLTGSLILGFLDLQAGQAQNRFYTDLEDWLSTLTEIDAERAIATGGEAVATASPGLQQAIERLNRTLKEGGGASGSPPPNQALANLAEGIQGLVNHLRSEQKLMRDWADTQTQQNARIEKLLERLNAALEQDDSR, from the coding sequence ATGGCCCGAGATCGAGACCCGTATCGACTGTCGAGCCCGCACGTCTATGTCGTGCGGATGGTGATCTTTCTGGTGATCACCCTGTTCGTCGGTCTCATCCTCTACCGGCCGATCATCACCGCATTCATGAGCAATCCGGGTCTCAACGGCCTGATCGTGTGTGTCGGGCTGATCGGCGTGGCGCTGACGTTCCGGCAGGTCGTCCGGCTCTATCCCGAGATCAACTGGGTCAACCGCTACCGCGAGGGCAACGCGCCGGAGCGCCGGCAGCCGGTGCTGCTCGGCCCGATGGCGAGCCTGCTCGGCGGGCGCGCGGAAGAGACCTTCCTGAGCGCACCGGCCCTGCGGTCGATCCTCGACACGATCGGAACCCGTCTCGACGAGGCGCGCGACATCAGCCGCTACCTGACGGGCCTGCTGGTGTTTCTCGGACTGCTCGGCACGTTCTGGGGCCTGTTGCAGACGGTCAGCTCGGTCGGCGCGACGATCCAGAATCTCGACGTGGGCGCGGGCGACGCGGCCGTGGTCTTCGAGGACCTGAAAGCCGGGCTCGAAGCGCCGCTGTCGGGCATGGGCACGGCGTTCTCCTCGTCCCTGTTCGGTCTCACCGGCTCGCTGATCCTCGGCTTCCTCGATCTCCAGGCCGGCCAGGCCCAGAACCGGTTCTACACGGACCTGGAGGACTGGCTGTCGACGCTCACGGAGATCGACGCGGAGCGCGCCATTGCCACCGGCGGGGAAGCCGTCGCGACCGCCTCGCCCGGGCTGCAGCAGGCGATCGAGCGGCTCAACCGCACCCTCAAGGAGGGCGGCGGAGCGTCGGGATCGCCGCCGCCGAACCAGGCGCTCGCGAATCTGGCGGAGGGGATACAGGGGCTGGTCAACCATCTGCGCAGCGAGCAGAAACTGATGCGGGACTGGGCCGACACCCAGACCCAGCAGAACGCGCGCATCGAAAAGCTCCTGGAGCGCCTCAACGCGGCGCTGGAGCAGGACGACAGCCGGTAG
- a CDS encoding RES family NAD+ phosphorylase encodes MPASTPRPSPYSGVVYRCLNPIYARQPLSGRGAALFGGRFNAKGTEALYTSLSIEGAIREANQVGTLQPTTIVAYRAEFDPVFDTRSGDALGEWGLSPEDLADPDWRGRMARSERVPTQEFAIALETAGYAGLLVRSFARGATADDLNLVLWRWNTGNADALALIDDEGRLSRAES; translated from the coding sequence ATGCCGGCGTCCACGCCTAGGCCGTCCCCCTATAGCGGCGTCGTCTATCGCTGCCTGAATCCGATCTATGCCCGACAGCCGTTGTCCGGACGCGGCGCGGCCCTGTTCGGCGGACGCTTCAATGCGAAGGGCACGGAGGCGCTCTACACGTCGCTCTCCATTGAAGGCGCAATCCGCGAAGCCAATCAGGTCGGCACGCTGCAACCGACAACCATCGTGGCCTACCGTGCCGAATTCGATCCCGTCTTCGATACCCGATCCGGGGACGCACTTGGCGAGTGGGGCCTGTCACCGGAGGATCTCGCCGATCCGGACTGGCGAGGGCGGATGGCTCGAAGCGAACGGGTGCCGACCCAGGAATTTGCAATTGCCCTGGAGACGGCAGGCTATGCCGGTCTGCTGGTCCGGAGCTTCGCCCGGGGCGCCACCGCCGACGACCTCAACCTGGTTCTCTGGCGCTGGAACACCGGCAATGCCGACGCGCTCGCACTGATCGACGACGAGGGACGGCTCTCCCGGGCCGAAAGTTAG
- a CDS encoding inositol monophosphatase family protein, producing the protein MARSAIINVMVQAAMKAGRTLARDFGEVENLQVSRKGPGDFVSAADRRAEDILRIELEKARPGYGFLMEESGVIEGSDPQHRWIIDPLDGTTNFLHGIPIFAISIALERQGQLMAGVILNPVLDELYVAERGRGAFLNDRRLRVSARRELTDAVIATGVPHLGRGDHARYLSELRAVMNEVSGIRRAGAAAIDLAWVAAGRYDAFWEHDLSPWDTAAGILMVREAGGFVSDLAGHDNMFETGEIAAGTELVQRGLLALLKRATPVTMPQ; encoded by the coding sequence ATGGCGCGCTCAGCGATCATCAACGTCATGGTGCAGGCGGCCATGAAGGCAGGCCGGACGCTGGCCCGCGACTTCGGCGAGGTGGAGAACCTCCAGGTCTCGCGCAAAGGGCCCGGCGACTTCGTGTCGGCGGCCGACCGGCGGGCGGAGGACATCCTGCGCATCGAGCTGGAGAAGGCGCGGCCGGGCTACGGCTTCCTGATGGAGGAATCCGGCGTGATCGAGGGCAGCGATCCGCAGCATCGCTGGATCATCGATCCGCTGGACGGCACCACCAACTTCCTGCACGGCATCCCGATCTTCGCCATCTCCATCGCGCTGGAGCGGCAGGGCCAGCTGATGGCGGGCGTTATCCTCAATCCGGTGCTGGACGAGCTCTACGTGGCCGAGCGCGGACGCGGCGCGTTCCTCAACGACCGGCGCCTGCGGGTCTCGGCTCGCCGGGAACTGACCGACGCGGTGATCGCCACCGGCGTCCCGCATCTCGGCCGCGGCGACCACGCGCGCTATCTGAGCGAGCTGCGCGCGGTGATGAACGAGGTGTCCGGCATCCGCCGGGCGGGCGCGGCAGCGATCGATCTCGCCTGGGTGGCGGCCGGCCGCTACGACGCCTTCTGGGAGCACGACCTGTCGCCGTGGGACACGGCGGCCGGAATCCTGATGGTGCGCGAGGCGGGCGGGTTCGTGTCGGACCTGGCCGGCCACGACAACATGTTCGAAACCGGGGAGATCGCAGCGGGCACGGAACTCGTCCAGCGCGGTCTGCTGGCGCTCCTGAAGCGTGCCACTCCGGTAACCATGCCGCAATAA
- a CDS encoding ABC transporter transmembrane domain-containing protein, producing the protein MARTRSTGADETAEAVLSSRKAPKLGPLKLLAPYVLHYRWHVTAALVALVVASAATLALPLAVRRMIDHGFDGAGAELINQYFAMLVLIVGVLAAASGLRYYFVTWLGERVMADVRTAVFGHVCRLSPAFFDRTLSGEIVSRLTADTTQIKAAVGASASIALRNLFLFVGAAAMMVFTSPGLSALVLVAIPFIVLPLVAFGRSVRRRSRRAQDTLADASAFATEAIGAVRTLQAFTAEAAASNRFGAEVETAFRNARAATAARSLLTSVGMFMVSASVVVVLWVGAQDVLTGDLTPGTLGQFVLYAVLAASALGQLSQVWGEVAQAAGAAERLADLLGEHSEITAPAAPVALPTPHQGRVAFESVRFAYPSGHDQPVLDGVDFTVEPGTTVAVVGPSGAGKSTIFHLLLRFYDPSAGHIRIDGVDVRDADPDAVRERIAIVPQESTIFATTVLENIRFGRPDATDAEVRAAAEAARVAPFVAELPDGYDTRIGERGITLSGGQRQRIAIARAILKDAPILLLDEATSSLDAESETIVQAALERLMVGRTTLVIAHRLATVLAADRILVLDHGEIVEDGDHQSLVARDGLYARLARLQFAAAREADDQAPAALGPAAE; encoded by the coding sequence GTGGCACGGACGAGATCGACGGGCGCAGACGAGACGGCCGAAGCCGTCCTTTCGAGCCGCAAGGCCCCGAAACTCGGTCCGCTCAAGCTGCTGGCTCCCTATGTCCTGCACTATCGCTGGCACGTGACCGCCGCCCTGGTGGCGCTGGTCGTGGCCTCCGCGGCCACGCTGGCGCTGCCGCTCGCCGTCCGCCGCATGATCGACCACGGGTTCGACGGCGCCGGCGCCGAGCTGATCAATCAGTATTTCGCCATGCTGGTCCTGATCGTCGGCGTCCTCGCCGCTGCCAGCGGCCTGCGCTACTATTTCGTCACCTGGCTCGGCGAGCGGGTCATGGCCGACGTGCGCACCGCCGTGTTCGGCCATGTCTGCCGGCTGTCTCCCGCCTTTTTCGACCGCACGCTGTCCGGCGAGATCGTCTCCCGGCTGACGGCCGACACCACCCAGATCAAGGCCGCCGTCGGCGCGAGCGCCTCCATCGCGCTGCGCAACCTCTTTCTGTTCGTCGGCGCCGCCGCAATGATGGTGTTCACCAGCCCCGGCCTGTCGGCGCTGGTGCTGGTGGCGATCCCGTTCATCGTGCTGCCCCTCGTCGCCTTCGGCCGCTCCGTGCGGCGCCGCTCCCGCCGCGCCCAGGACACGCTCGCCGATGCCTCCGCCTTCGCCACAGAGGCGATCGGTGCGGTCCGGACGCTTCAGGCCTTCACCGCCGAGGCCGCCGCCTCGAACCGGTTCGGCGCCGAGGTGGAGACCGCCTTCCGCAACGCCCGCGCCGCGACCGCTGCCCGCAGCCTGCTGACCTCGGTCGGAATGTTCATGGTGTCCGCGAGCGTCGTCGTGGTCCTGTGGGTCGGCGCCCAGGACGTGCTCACCGGCGACCTTACCCCCGGGACCCTCGGCCAGTTCGTGCTCTATGCGGTTCTGGCGGCCAGCGCGCTCGGCCAGCTCAGCCAGGTCTGGGGCGAGGTCGCCCAGGCGGCCGGTGCCGCCGAGCGGCTCGCCGACCTTCTGGGCGAGCACTCCGAGATCACCGCGCCGGCCGCACCGGTCGCCCTGCCCACCCCCCATCAGGGCCGCGTCGCCTTCGAGAGCGTGCGCTTCGCCTATCCGAGCGGGCACGACCAGCCCGTTCTCGACGGCGTGGATTTCACCGTCGAGCCCGGCACCACTGTCGCCGTGGTCGGCCCCTCCGGTGCCGGCAAGTCGACCATCTTCCATCTGCTGCTGCGCTTCTACGATCCGAGCGCGGGACATATCCGGATCGATGGCGTCGACGTGCGCGACGCCGACCCCGACGCCGTGCGCGAGCGTATCGCCATCGTGCCGCAGGAATCGACGATCTTCGCGACGACGGTCCTGGAGAACATCCGCTTCGGCCGGCCGGACGCCACCGACGCGGAGGTCAGGGCTGCCGCCGAAGCGGCCCGCGTCGCCCCGTTCGTCGCCGAGCTTCCCGACGGTTACGACACCCGGATCGGCGAGCGTGGCATTACGCTGTCGGGCGGCCAGCGCCAGCGCATCGCGATCGCCCGCGCGATCCTCAAGGACGCACCGATCCTGCTGCTGGACGAGGCGACCAGCTCGCTCGACGCGGAAAGCGAAACCATCGTGCAGGCGGCCCTGGAACGGCTGATGGTCGGCCGCACAACCCTGGTCATCGCCCACCGGCTCGCCACCGTGCTCGCCGCAGACCGTATTCTGGTGCTCGACCACGGCGAGATCGTCGAGGACGGCGACCATCAGAGCCTCGTCGCCCGGGACGGGCTCTATGCCCGCCTCGCCCGGCTGCAGTTCGCCGCCGCCCGCGAAGCCGACGATCAGGCCCCGGCCGCCCTCGGCCCGGCGGCCGAGTAG
- a CDS encoding anthranilate synthase component I, giving the protein MRTTSETTYETEGGVIVRRRAGDVAYGDATASWIARLDGERGAVFSSTYEYPGRYTRWDFALLNPPVAIEAKGYEVTISALNARGRVLLPAFAAAVSGLDFVTVTANDADRIALSVTPGTTRFPEEERSRQPSVFGVVRALIAHFASHEDDKLGLAGAFGYDLVLQFEPIERQIVRPDDQRDLLLYLPDEVLVVDHDGRAATVYSYEFEVAGQSTEGLPRDGEVRPYRAPAAAEATGDHAPGEYAQTVEKAFGPFARGELFEVVPSQLFREPCTASPAAVSRRLTAINPSPYGFFINLGDNEYLVGASPEMFVRVTGKRVETCPISGTIARGRDAIEDEAQIRRLLNSAKDETELTMCSDVDRNDKSRVCEPGSVRMLARRQIELYSRLIHTVDHIEGTLLPERDSLDAFLSHAWAVTVTGAPKPSAMRFIEAHERTPRAWYGGAVGMALFNGDMNTGLTLRTVRIKDGVAEVRAGATVLADSEADAEERETELKASAMIAAIRTAGSNFASAPEPSAPATPRGRRVLLVDHEDSFVHTLANYLRQAGAEVTTLRGPIDADTLSALETELVVLSPGPGRPADFRCAETIAAARGLRLPIFGVCLGLQAIVEAFGGKLAQLDVPYHGKSSDIRLDPDARLFAYLPDHVTVGRYHSLIADPAAMPNGLRVTAQTADGVIMAVEHRDEPIAAVQFHPESIMTLADNVGLRIVANAMQL; this is encoded by the coding sequence ATGCGGACCACTTCCGAAACGACCTATGAGACCGAAGGCGGCGTGATCGTGCGCCGCAGGGCCGGCGATGTCGCCTATGGCGATGCGACGGCGTCCTGGATCGCGCGCCTCGACGGCGAGCGCGGCGCCGTGTTCTCGTCCACCTACGAATATCCCGGCCGCTACACCCGCTGGGACTTCGCCCTCCTCAATCCGCCGGTCGCGATCGAGGCCAAGGGCTACGAGGTCACGATCTCCGCGCTGAACGCGCGCGGACGCGTGCTCCTGCCCGCCTTCGCGGCCGCCGTCTCCGGGCTCGACTTCGTGACCGTGACGGCCAACGACGCGGACCGGATCGCGCTCTCCGTCACGCCCGGCACGACGCGCTTTCCCGAAGAGGAGCGCAGCCGCCAACCCTCGGTGTTCGGCGTGGTCCGCGCCCTGATCGCCCACTTCGCCAGCCACGAGGACGACAAGCTCGGCCTCGCCGGCGCCTTCGGCTACGATCTGGTGCTGCAGTTCGAGCCGATCGAGCGGCAGATCGTCCGGCCGGACGACCAGCGCGATCTCCTCCTCTATTTGCCTGACGAGGTTCTGGTCGTCGACCACGACGGTCGCGCGGCCACGGTCTATTCCTACGAGTTCGAAGTCGCGGGACAAAGCACCGAAGGCCTGCCGAGGGACGGCGAGGTCCGGCCCTACCGCGCCCCGGCCGCGGCCGAGGCGACCGGCGACCACGCGCCGGGCGAATACGCTCAGACGGTGGAGAAGGCGTTCGGGCCGTTCGCCCGCGGCGAACTGTTCGAGGTGGTGCCGAGCCAGCTCTTCCGAGAGCCCTGCACCGCCTCGCCGGCTGCCGTCAGCCGCCGCCTCACCGCCATCAACCCGAGCCCCTACGGCTTCTTCATCAATCTCGGCGACAACGAATACCTGGTCGGCGCCTCGCCGGAGATGTTCGTCCGCGTCACCGGCAAGCGGGTGGAGACCTGCCCGATCTCCGGCACCATCGCCCGCGGCCGGGACGCGATCGAGGACGAGGCCCAGATCCGCCGGCTCCTGAACTCCGCCAAGGACGAGACCGAGCTGACCATGTGCTCGGACGTCGACCGCAACGACAAGAGCCGGGTCTGCGAGCCGGGCAGCGTGCGGATGCTGGCCCGCCGCCAGATCGAGCTTTATTCGCGCCTGATCCACACGGTCGACCATATCGAGGGCACCCTGCTTCCCGAGCGCGATTCCCTCGATGCCTTCCTGTCCCATGCCTGGGCGGTGACGGTGACCGGCGCGCCGAAGCCGTCCGCCATGCGCTTCATCGAGGCCCACGAGCGCACGCCCCGGGCCTGGTACGGCGGCGCGGTGGGCATGGCGCTGTTCAACGGCGACATGAACACCGGCCTCACGCTGCGCACCGTGCGCATCAAGGACGGCGTCGCCGAGGTCCGCGCCGGCGCCACGGTGCTGGCCGATTCCGAGGCGGACGCGGAGGAGCGCGAAACCGAGCTCAAGGCCTCGGCCATGATCGCGGCGATCCGCACCGCCGGCTCCAATTTCGCCTCCGCCCCCGAACCGAGCGCGCCCGCCACGCCCAGGGGCCGACGGGTTCTGCTGGTCGATCACGAGGATTCCTTCGTCCACACGCTGGCGAACTATCTGCGCCAGGCCGGCGCCGAGGTCACCACCCTGCGCGGGCCGATCGATGCCGACACCCTGTCGGCGCTCGAAACCGAACTGGTGGTGCTGTCGCCCGGTCCCGGACGGCCGGCCGACTTCCGGTGCGCGGAGACGATCGCCGCGGCCAGGGGGCTGAGACTTCCGATCTTCGGGGTCTGTCTCGGCCTGCAGGCGATCGTGGAGGCCTTCGGCGGGAAACTCGCTCAGCTCGACGTGCCCTATCACGGCAAGAGTTCCGACATCAGGCTCGACCCGGATGCGCGCCTGTTCGCCTATCTGCCGGACCATGTCACCGTCGGCCGCTACCACTCGCTGATCGCCGACCCGGCCGCCATGCCGAACGGGCTGCGGGTGACGGCCCAGACCGCCGACGGCGTCATCATGGCGGTGGAACACCGCGACGAGCCGATCGCGGCCGTCCAGTTCCATCCGGAATCCATCATGACGCTCGCCGACAATGTGGGTCTGCGCATCGTCGCCAACGCCATGCAGCTGTAG
- the rpmE gene encoding 50S ribosomal protein L31 — protein sequence MKKDIHPDYHQVKVIMTDGTEFMTKSTFGEEGETIRLDIDPTTHPAWTGGETRLLDRGGRVSRFKSKYKGLLGS from the coding sequence ATGAAAAAAGACATTCATCCCGACTATCACCAGGTCAAGGTCATCATGACCGACGGCACCGAGTTCATGACCAAGTCGACGTTCGGCGAGGAAGGCGAGACCATCCGCCTCGACATCGATCCGACGACCCACCCGGCCTGGACCGGCGGCGAGACCCGCCTGCTCGACCGCGGCGGCCGCGTGTCGCGCTTCAAGAGCAAGTACAAGGGCCTTCTCGGCAGCTGA
- a CDS encoding MbcA/ParS/Xre antitoxin family protein: MNLADYAEDGFFAPRKVAVELRTTSDEVARTLGLSKDALQRTSRLQAPRTQQRLRQMLEILNRVEPRFGSPLVAYAWYRSEPIPGFGGLTPMQLVRDGRADEVMTFIDAVDAGVHA, translated from the coding sequence ATGAACCTGGCGGATTATGCGGAAGACGGCTTCTTCGCGCCGCGGAAGGTGGCCGTCGAATTGCGCACCACTTCCGACGAGGTCGCCCGAACGCTCGGCCTGAGCAAGGATGCACTGCAGCGGACCAGCCGGCTCCAGGCGCCGCGCACCCAGCAGCGGCTGCGCCAGATGCTGGAAATCCTGAACCGGGTCGAGCCGCGTTTCGGCTCCCCGCTCGTCGCCTACGCCTGGTACCGGTCGGAACCCATTCCGGGCTTCGGGGGCCTGACGCCGATGCAGCTGGTGCGGGATGGTCGCGCCGACGAGGTTATGACCTTCATCGATGCGGTCGATGCCGGCGTCCACGCCTAG